The nucleotide sequence CAGTTCGGCTCCCTAGCTCCAAGAATCTTCGGTGCGCCGGGCCTATCCTCTCCTTCCCGCCCCCATTGCTCGCCCCAGCTTGGCTCCTGGCCTGCACCAACGACCTCGTTGCTGCCAACGCCGCCCCGTGCGCTCCAGCGGGCGGCGCCACCTGTCGTCTTTTCTGCAAGGGAATCTCAGAGCCTTCGTGCCCCGTTTGAGTGCCGGCTTTTGTGTGCCCTAGAAGATCTAGGTCCTGAGAAGGAGCGCGGCTTCTGAGGGTTTCTGATCTTGCAAGAGGCGAAAAGAGAACTTTGTGCGTCAAAGTACCACAAATGAGGGGTCAATCAGTTTGCGAAAAAgtaggataaataaaataaggcaaaCCGCCACTACAACCCGAGCTTTCCTCCTTCCCAAACCGACAGGTTTCCTTTCCTGGCTCGGATGCTCAAGGATCGTGAGCGGTTGCTCTCGGGGAACCAAGTCCAAGTCACCGAGAGGAAAAAGAGGTCTCGCTCTCGGGCTATTGCTTGTGCCAAGAGCTTTCTGCCCCCAGTGCGGGTCTGGGGGAAACCGTGAGCCTTCGGCTGGGGGTTCACCGTGATTAAGAGCCGTTAGCACACAAACGAAAAGTTTACACTGCCGCTCCCAGTAAAGCCTCGAGCTACTGCTCCACGGCCGTCGGAGCGCGCCGCGCAGACGCCTTGCTGGACCACCCATGCGCGCAGACCCGAGTCCAGCAGTGGAGACCCTAGCCGCGAGCCCCGCCCCCACAAGCCCCGCCCCGCCAGGTCCCGCTTCCTCCTCGCTCTACTGCCCTTAAAACCCAGAGAAGCGGGATGGCGCGTATAGTCTTTGGAGTGTGTGCAAACACCTCTGCGACACCAGCTGTGAGAGCCTCCCGGGGGGCATGAGGGCTGGGAACTGACTCCACTCATCAATCTTCTGCTCCATTCCAACGCTCTGAGAAAACCCTGACTTTCCCAGAGCCCCAGGTGCGGCAGGGCTCCGCAAAGGAGGTACCTTTTCCTGTCCCATCCCAGTCCAAGGGCTCTTGGTTCTGACGACACCAAGAGACTCCAGAGTGAGTGCTAAAGCTCCCAGAGAGGGCAAGAGGTGACCAAGGAGGGCGTTCAGGTTCCTGTCGACTCTCGGGTTGACGTCTTGCCCTCAGCCCCTTTTTGGAGCCGGTCGTCCCGCGCCGCTGGAAACCGCACCTCCCCGCAGGTCAGTCTGTCCGCTGAGCCGCCTTCCAGTGGCCTCCTCAGATGGGTTCTTGCAGGTCGGGGATGGGGTGGTAGGCAGTTTAAAGGAAAGCAAGAGTCATCGCCAGGATACCTGCAGTGTCCTCCCGAATTATAGGAACCGTTACGTGACTGGGGGTGCAGAGGCTAGTGCTGgatccagagaaagagagagaaacacgCCCCTTTCTTTCCCTATCAGAGCTTGGTGTGTGGGAAGAGGTGTCTTTCGCCACTTCTCCAGAGAGCCAGCCCTGTCCCGACCTATGCATGCCTCCACTTCACCCAAGGGTTGGACAGCTGGGGAAGGAGCGTGGGagccctctcctttccctccacaCTTGGGTATCACTCCTTTGCTTTTCTGTCCCCAGCATGGCCACGGGCCTCAGCCCGGACGACCCGCGGCAGCTAAGCGCGCTGTCAGTCCAGCAGTCTACGCTCTTGCTGCTCCTCTCCGTGCTGGCCGCGGTGCACGTGGGTCAGTGGCTGTTGAGGCAGAGGCGGCGGCAGCCCTGGTCCTCGCCCCCGGGCCCATTCCCGTGGCCACTGATCGGAAACGCGGCTGCAGTGGGCCGGGCGTCGCACCTGTCGTTCGCGCGCCTAGCGCAGCGCTATGGCAACGTCTTCCAGATCCGCTTGGGCAGCTGTCCGGTGGTGGTGCTGAATGGCGAAAGCGCCATCCACCAGGCCCTGGTGCAGCAGGGTGCCACCTTTGCTGACCGGCCGCCCTTTGCGTCCTTTCGCGTGGTGTCGGGCGGCGGCAGCTTGGCTTTCGGCCGTTACTCAGAGCAGTGGAAGGCTCAGCGGCGCGCGGCGTATAGCATAATGCGCGCCTTTTCCACGCGCCAGCCGCGCAGCAGACTCATCCTGGAGGGCCACGTGCTGGGCGAGGCACGCGAGTTGGTGGCACTACTGGTGCGCGGCAGCGCTGGAGGCACCTTCCTCGACCCCACGCAGCCCATCATCGTGGCAGTGGCCAACGTCATGAGTGCCGTGTGCTTCGGCTGCCGCTACAGTCACGATGATGCTGAGTTCCTCGAGCTGCTCAGCCACAACGAGGAGTTCGGGCGCACGGTGGGTGCGGGCAGCTTGGTGGACGTGATGCCCTGGCTGCAGCTCTTTCCTAACCCGCTGCGCACCACCTTCCGCGAGTTCGAGCAGCTCAACCGCAACTTCAGCAACTTTGTCCTGGATAAGTTCCGGAGGCACCGCGAACGTCTTCAGCCTGGTTCCACTCCTCGCGATATGATGGACGCCTTCATCCTGTCCTCAGAAAAGAAGGCACCTGAGGACTCAGGAGACCGTCTCGCGCGGCTAGACTTGGAAAAAGTGCCGGCCACTGTCACCGACATCTTTGGCGCCAGCCAGGACACCCTCTCCACCGCGTTACTGTGGCTGCTCATTCTCTTCACTAGGTAAATTCTCCAGGAGACCTGGGTTGggcttttctttcctcccctgaAGAAGACAGTGTGGGTTACAATATGCTGAGGTCACAAGCATCGCGTAAAGTTTGAGATTTCTCTCCAGGTCCCCTCCCTTTCTCAAAACAGACTGCGTCTCTAAAGCGACGCAGAGAAATGCATAGCGCTGGCTTTGACTAGCGCGCGCTCACTCCACCTAGAGCTGCAGTGATCTCTAAGTATCTCGGATCTTGTCTCTTCCCTCCTTTACTCTCGCTTGCGAGTGGGAACAAATTTATTAGATCCCGCAAAACCAAGATTTCTAAAATGCTTACAGATCAGCCCAAATATCTCTCTCCCTGGTGCAATAGAAGCAACCTTGGAACGGttccagaagaaagggaaatgcaGCAAGTAAGTTAAATAAACACAGCAGCATAATCGGCACGGATCGGAGGCTGCCCAGTCTGGCACTAAAAGTGAGCTGCCTGTCAGGGCTTTGTTCCCAGACAAAGGAAGACTGTGGAGGTCAGCCTGCGTGAGCTAACCCATGCAGAAACTTTCGAGAGGCGGCCAAAAATCAACCGGCAGTGCTGGGTTCATAAATGCCGCGCTAGGAATGAGTGCAAATGTCAGGACAAAGCTCAACAGTCACTTTTGCCAAGTGCAAATAGCAGCTGGGAAGGAGCTAGGTATTCAGGAGAGGCCTGTGGGCCTTGCTGGCCGCTCATTAGGAGGCTTGGTTGGCTGGCACCCAATGCCCACCTTGGGAAGGGTGACCTGTACCCCGCTCCTCCTACACGCTGGGATAAAACAGGTCTCCAGTAATCAGGTTGCCAGACTGCAGATAAACTCTACAGGGAATGTACTTAAAGTACTCTCAAAGATGAGTTCCCCTGAGATTTAGATTTAACTGGGCAGCTTCTATTTTATCTAGAAACCCAATCCCAAAGGTAAGTGTCACCCTTACCTGAGAGACCAGATAGCCATGCTGGCACCCCCTGAATTTGGAAGGCAGAGatggcttcttttcttcttggaatTCACCTCATCCTATATTTCCTTAGATATTGCAGAGGTACcttcacaaattaaattttttgtctACCTAAAATAGCATTTCAGTGTTAAGATCA is from Sciurus carolinensis chromosome 13, mSciCar1.2, whole genome shotgun sequence and encodes:
- the LOC124962692 gene encoding cytochrome P450 1B1 isoform X1, whose product is MPPLHPRVGQLGKERGSPLLSLHTWVSLLCFSVPSMATGLSPDDPRQLSALSVQQSTLLLLLSVLAAVHVGQWLLRQRRRQPWSSPPGPFPWPLIGNAAAVGRASHLSFARLAQRYGNVFQIRLGSCPVVVLNGESAIHQALVQQGATFADRPPFASFRVVSGGGSLAFGRYSEQWKAQRRAAYSIMRAFSTRQPRSRLILEGHVLGEARELVALLVRGSAGGTFLDPTQPIIVAVANVMSAVCFGCRYSHDDAEFLELLSHNEEFGRTVGAGSLVDVMPWLQLFPNPLRTTFREFEQLNRNFSNFVLDKFRRHRERLQPGSTPRDMMDAFILSSEKKAPEDSGDRLARLDLEKVPATVTDIFGASQDTLSTALLWLLILFTRYPDVQARVQAELDQVVGRNRLPCMGDQPNLPYVMAFLYETMRFSSFLPVTIPHATTANTFVLGYYIPKNTVIFVNQWSVNHDPEKWPNPEDFDPARFLDKDGFINKELASSVMIFSVGKRRCIGEELSKMLLFLFISILAHQCDFKADQTEPSKMSFSYGLTIKPKSFKIHVALRESMELLDSTVQKLQAEEAAQ
- the LOC124962692 gene encoding cytochrome P450 1B1 isoform X2, which gives rise to MATGLSPDDPRQLSALSVQQSTLLLLLSVLAAVHVGQWLLRQRRRQPWSSPPGPFPWPLIGNAAAVGRASHLSFARLAQRYGNVFQIRLGSCPVVVLNGESAIHQALVQQGATFADRPPFASFRVVSGGGSLAFGRYSEQWKAQRRAAYSIMRAFSTRQPRSRLILEGHVLGEARELVALLVRGSAGGTFLDPTQPIIVAVANVMSAVCFGCRYSHDDAEFLELLSHNEEFGRTVGAGSLVDVMPWLQLFPNPLRTTFREFEQLNRNFSNFVLDKFRRHRERLQPGSTPRDMMDAFILSSEKKAPEDSGDRLARLDLEKVPATVTDIFGASQDTLSTALLWLLILFTRYPDVQARVQAELDQVVGRNRLPCMGDQPNLPYVMAFLYETMRFSSFLPVTIPHATTANTFVLGYYIPKNTVIFVNQWSVNHDPEKWPNPEDFDPARFLDKDGFINKELASSVMIFSVGKRRCIGEELSKMLLFLFISILAHQCDFKADQTEPSKMSFSYGLTIKPKSFKIHVALRESMELLDSTVQKLQAEEAAQ